The following proteins come from a genomic window of Sorghum bicolor cultivar BTx623 chromosome 3, Sorghum_bicolor_NCBIv3, whole genome shotgun sequence:
- the LOC8078226 gene encoding tyrosine aminotransferase isoform X1 yields the protein MEDNGGGEVAWRFGAANPSLEAASALSIRALVHRLYGCVDRNDPRPLAPLGHGDPSPFACFRAAAAAEEAVAAAATSGKYNSYPTAAGLTEACSAVAAYLSRYLPYELSTGDIVLTAGCNHAIEIMMAVLAMPGANVLLPRPGYPMYEARAALGGLEFRHYNLLPDKGWEVDIEGVEALADENTVAIVMVNPNNPCGSVYSYEHLTKIAETARKLGIMVICDEIYEHCTFGSKPFVPMGVFGEIAPVVTLGGISKRWMVPGWRLGWIAMTDPKGILRKKKILESIIIYRGISVDPAAIIQGAIPQIIANTDDVFFTNAMNTMREAAEICYQRLKCMECITCPHKPEGSMFVMVELDISYFNGIDDDIDFCTKLAKEECVVICPGSGLGMKNWLRVTFAVDPPLLEDGMERLKSFCLRHAKPTRNHATS from the exons ATGGAGGacaacggcggcggcgaggtggcTTGGCGTTTCGGGGCGGCCAACCCATCGCTGGAGGCGGCCAGCGCGCTGAGCATCCGCGCGCTGGTTCATCGGCTTTATGGCTGCGTGGACCGGAACGACCCGAGGCCGCTCGCGCCGCTCGGCCACGGTGACCCCTCGCCGTTCGCGTGCTTCCGCGCAGCCGCCGCGGCTGAAGAGGCCGTCGCCGCTGCCGCCACCTCTGGGAAGTACAATAGTTACCCCACCGCCGCCGGCCTCACCGAGGCGTGCAG CGCTGTGGCTGCATACCTATCTCGATACCTCCCCTACGAGCTGTCGACAGGCGACATTGTCCTTACCGCGGGCTGCAACCATGCCATCGAGATCATGATGGCTGTCCTTGCCATGCCGGGCGCAAATGTATTGCTGCCACGGCCAGGATACCCAATGTACGAAGCACGCGCAGCGTTGGGTGGGCTAGAGTTCAGGCACTACAATCTTCTTCCGGACAAAGGATGGGAGGttgacattgaaggtgtggagGCCCTTGCTGATGAGAACACCGTTGCCATTGTTATGGTCAACCCGAATAACCCTTGTGGGTCCGTCTACTCCTATGAGCACCTGACCAAG ATTGCAGAGACAGCAAGAAAGCTCGGGATAATGGTAATCTGTGATGAAATTTACGAGCATTGCACATTTGGAAGCAAGCCCTTCGTGCCCATGGGTGTGTTTGGTGAGATAGCTCCTGTGGTGACGCTGGGCGGCATATCCAAGAGGTGGATGGTGCCTGGTTGGCGGCTTGGTTGGATTGCAATGACTGATCCAAAGGGAATCCTCAGGAAGAAGAAG ATTCTTGAGTCCATCATTATCTACCGTGGCATCTCAGTAGACCCAGCAGCAATTATTCAG GGAGCTATACCCCAAATCATTGCAAACACGGATGATGTTTTCTTCACAAATGCTATGAACACGATGAGAGAGGCCGCAGAGATATGCTACCAGAGGCTAAAGTGCATGGAGTGCATCACTTGTCCTCATAAGCCAGAGGGATCCATGTTTGTCATG GTAGAGCTGGATATCTCATATTTCAATGGCATCGACGACGATATTGACTTCTGCACCAAGTTGGCCAAAGAGGAGTGTGTTGTGATCTGCCCAG GCAGTGGGCTTGGGATGAAGAACTGGCTCCGTGTAACCTTCGCGGTAGATCCTCCTCTGTTGGAGGATGGGATGGAGAGGCTCAAGTCTTTCTGCCTGAGGCATGCAAAACCCACTAGAAATCATGCCACCTCATGA
- the LOC8078226 gene encoding nicotianamine aminotransferase A isoform X2: MEDNGGGEVAWRFGAANPSLEAASALSIRALVHRLYGCVDRNDPRPLAPLGHGDPSPFACFRAAAAAEEAVAAAATSGKYNSYPTAAGLTEACSAVAAYLSRYLPYELSTGDIVLTAGCNHAIEIMMAVLAMPGANVLLPRPGYPMYEARAALGGLEFRHYNLLPDKGWEVDIEGVEALADENTVAIVMVNPNNPCGSVYSYEHLTKIAETARKLGIMVICDEIYEHCTFGSKPFVPMGVFGEIAPVVTLGGISKRWMVPGWRLGWIAMTDPKGILRKKKVELDISYFNGIDDDIDFCTKLAKEECVVICPGSGLGMKNWLRVTFAVDPPLLEDGMERLKSFCLRHAKPTRNHATS, translated from the exons ATGGAGGacaacggcggcggcgaggtggcTTGGCGTTTCGGGGCGGCCAACCCATCGCTGGAGGCGGCCAGCGCGCTGAGCATCCGCGCGCTGGTTCATCGGCTTTATGGCTGCGTGGACCGGAACGACCCGAGGCCGCTCGCGCCGCTCGGCCACGGTGACCCCTCGCCGTTCGCGTGCTTCCGCGCAGCCGCCGCGGCTGAAGAGGCCGTCGCCGCTGCCGCCACCTCTGGGAAGTACAATAGTTACCCCACCGCCGCCGGCCTCACCGAGGCGTGCAG CGCTGTGGCTGCATACCTATCTCGATACCTCCCCTACGAGCTGTCGACAGGCGACATTGTCCTTACCGCGGGCTGCAACCATGCCATCGAGATCATGATGGCTGTCCTTGCCATGCCGGGCGCAAATGTATTGCTGCCACGGCCAGGATACCCAATGTACGAAGCACGCGCAGCGTTGGGTGGGCTAGAGTTCAGGCACTACAATCTTCTTCCGGACAAAGGATGGGAGGttgacattgaaggtgtggagGCCCTTGCTGATGAGAACACCGTTGCCATTGTTATGGTCAACCCGAATAACCCTTGTGGGTCCGTCTACTCCTATGAGCACCTGACCAAG ATTGCAGAGACAGCAAGAAAGCTCGGGATAATGGTAATCTGTGATGAAATTTACGAGCATTGCACATTTGGAAGCAAGCCCTTCGTGCCCATGGGTGTGTTTGGTGAGATAGCTCCTGTGGTGACGCTGGGCGGCATATCCAAGAGGTGGATGGTGCCTGGTTGGCGGCTTGGTTGGATTGCAATGACTGATCCAAAGGGAATCCTCAGGAAGAAGAAG GTAGAGCTGGATATCTCATATTTCAATGGCATCGACGACGATATTGACTTCTGCACCAAGTTGGCCAAAGAGGAGTGTGTTGTGATCTGCCCAG GCAGTGGGCTTGGGATGAAGAACTGGCTCCGTGTAACCTTCGCGGTAGATCCTCCTCTGTTGGAGGATGGGATGGAGAGGCTCAAGTCTTTCTGCCTGAGGCATGCAAAACCCACTAGAAATCATGCCACCTCATGA